From the genome of Anopheles funestus chromosome 2RL, idAnoFuneDA-416_04, whole genome shotgun sequence:
AACCAACAGCCTAGAAAGCACCTTTTACGGGAGTGACCTCACtcatggttttgtttcgttttaccaTTTGCAGCACTTTATTGGCCGTCGGCGTAACTGTTATTCTATCGCAATTCGCAATGTAAACAGAGCTTTAGCCTACGCCACTAAAGGTCGTGAGTTAAAAAAGCAAGACATGCGAGAACTATGGACACAGCGAGTTAATGCCGGCTGCGAACAACATGGTATGCAAATTGCGGATTTTCAGTACGGCCTGTACCAAAATGATGTCTTGCTGAACCGAAAAGTATTAGCAGATTTAGCAATTTGGGAGCCGAGAACGTTTGAAGCACTTGCTAAAATCAGTCAGCAGCTTCCCAAGAAAGCTTAAAGTTCACAAGCAATGCCCTCACATAGAAGTCCTGCtagcctttttattttatttctattactGAGAGCGGAGACAAATAGATTATACGTTGAATTCTAGCccatttaataaaattgttcaaaattaCAAATGGCATTTAAGTTGTGTCCGAAATTATTTCTATAGAACATTCCCAATGAAAGGAATTTATTATTGACACCACTTTTAAC
Proteins encoded in this window:
- the LOC125760451 gene encoding 39S ribosomal protein L20, mitochondrial; the encoded protein is MVFTSIVNLVRSRGPDEFWRKRRIFKLAAHFIGRRRNCYSIAIRNVNRALAYATKGRELKKQDMRELWTQRVNAGCEQHGMQIADFQYGLYQNDVLLNRKVLADLAIWEPRTFEALAKISQQLPKKA